Genomic window (Gammaproteobacteria bacterium):
CCCTCCGGCTAAGAGAGGATTTGAACCTCCGAAACGATATATGCGGGGTCGGGGGTTCAGCTTTTGCGCTCTCTCGCTATCTATCCCTGCTCCGCGTGGCGCTGTGCGTCTCGCCCTCTCGTACCGATTGAAAATTCAAGCTGGCTGTCACAAAAGATTCATGAACCTACCCGTCTATCAGATGGATGGGAGGGACTAGCCAATGGATGCGGGGGTGCCCAGTATCTTGCTCGACGTCGGGTCATGGTTCAGACAAAAAAGCCCGGCTCGCGCCGGGCTTTTCGTTTCTGCATGCATGAAGCTCACGAGTTGGGTTTGGCTTCCTGGGCCTCCTGCAGGTACTTCACCACGTCCTTGGCTTCGCCCTGAGCACCCTTCACGCTGTCCTTCTTGAGCGAGTCCTTGGCTTCGGTGAGCGCCTTGTCCAGCTTCTTGTGCTGGTCGCTCTTGCTGTCCACGTCGTTCATGGCGCCCTTGCCCATGCCCTTGCAGGGATCCTCGGCATTGGCGTTGTACTCAGGACCCTGCGGACCCACCAGGCAATTCACCACGTGCTGCATGTGCTCATGCACCATCTTGATGTCGCCGCTGCTGGCGGACATCTGGGCGTGAGTGAGGGCGGTGGATATCTCCTTGGAGATGTCCACGCCGGAGCTGCCGGGGTTCATGCCGGTATCGGGCGCGCCGGCGGCGAAGCCGGCGCTGGCCAGCAGCAGGGCGGGCAGGGCGGATATCAAAACGGTCTTGTGTTTCATGGTCACTCCTTCGGTCGGTTCAGGGTACGCGATGCATCGCGGCTGCGCGCAGGCGGCCCATGTGCATGCGAAGTGGCTATTAAAACCCCCTCGCGCTGAAAAGGTCGAACCGAATTGACAGTTGCGGCTGCGGCGTACTTAATGTGTCGGTGAATGTCGTGAGGCGCCATGAACGGAAACGTAGAGTTCTTCCAGGAAGGACCTGAATTGGGTAACCAATATCAGGATGACGAGGCGCTGCGCGCGTGGCTAGGCCGGCGCGTGCCTGAGACGATGCTGTCCGGCATCGAGCCAGGCCTGGCGAACCTGGGCGCGCGGGCGGCAGGCGAGATGCTGGCGCTCACGGCGGCGGCGGAGGCGCAGCCGCCGCGTCACGTGCCCTACGATGCCTGGGGCCGACGCGTGGACCGCATCGAAGTGTCGGATGCTTGGAAGGCGCTGCATCGCATCGCCGCGGAGGAGGGCATCGTCGCCACCGCCTACGAACGCAAACAAGGGGAATGGTCGCGCCTGCACCAGTTCGTGCGCCTGCATCTCTATACGCCGTCTTCCGCCATCTATTCCTGCCCGCTGGCCATGACCGACGGCGCGGCACGCACGCTTGAGCTGTTCGGCGACGCACTACTGAAGCAGGACGTGCTGCCGCATCTCGTCAGCCGCGATCCGCGGGCGTTCTGGACCTCGGGGCAGTGGATGACGGAGCGTAGCGGCGGCTCGGACGTGAGCGGCACCTCCACCGAAGCGCGGCTCGAAGACGGCCGCTGGCGGCTCCATGGCACCAAGTGGTTCACCTCCGCCACCACCTCCGAAGTCGCCGTGACCTTGGCGCGGGACCCGGAGGCAGAGGGACGCCTGAGCCTCTATCTCCTGCAGCTGCGCGACGCGGAGGGCAAGCTGAACGAGATCTTCGTGCACCGGCTCAAGCCCAAGCTGGGCACCTGGGCGCTGCCCACCGCGGAGCTCACGCTGCAGGGCACGCCGGCAGTGCGCATCGGCGAGCCGGGAAAGGGCGTGAAACAGATCGCGACGGTGCTGAACATCACGCGCCTCTATAACGCGGTCTCCGCCGTGAGTTACATGCGCCGTGGCCTGGCGCTGGCGGTGGATTACGCCGGCAAGCGCCTCGCCTTCGGCAAGCCCATCCTCGAGCAGCCCCTGCATCATGAGACCCTCTCGGAACTGGATGCGGAGTACACCGGGGCCCTGCACCTGGTGCTGCACCTGGGCGTGCTGCTCGGCCGCGGCGAGACGGGCAAGGGCACGCCGGCGGAGACCGCGCTGCTGCGTCTGCTCACGCCAGTCGCGAAGCTGTATACCGCCAAGCAGTCCATCGCCACCGCCAGCGAAGTGCTGGAGTGCTTCGGCGGCGCGGGGTATATAGAGGACACGGGCCTGCCGCGGCTGTTGCGGGACTGCCAGGTGCTCTCCATCTGGGAGGGCACCACCAATGTGCTGTCCCTGGACGTGCTGCGGGCGCTGGAGGACCCGGCGTCCTTCAAGGCCTACGCGGCGGACGTGGCTGCGCGCACCGCGGCCATGCAGGGCAAGGAGCTCGCCGGGTTCCGCGACCAGATCACCGCCGGGGTCGAGGCCATGGGGACCTGGCTCAAGGGTGCGGCGCAGGACCGTGAAGCGCTGGAGCGGGGCGCGCGGCGCCTGGCCTTCAGCATGGCGCGTACTTACACCGCCTCACTGCTGGGCCTGGCTGCTGCCGAAGGGTGGATGGAGCCGGACGTGCTGCGCCACTGGTGCCGGACGCTGCCGCGCGGCTAGTGGGAAGCCCGGGCCGCGCGCTGTGGGAAGATGAGGATGCCGGCCACGATCAGCACCACCAGCACCGCCGATGCGGCATAGCGGCTCAGAGCCAAGCCGCCCTGGTCATGGGGCTTGTCGAGGAAATCCCCCACCACCGCGCCGAGGGGCCGCGTGAGGATGAACGCCGTCCAGAACAGCAGCGTGTGATCCAGCTTCGTCCAGAGATACGCCGCCGCCGCCAACAGCAGCAGCCCGCCGAAGATCGCCGCTGCGCCGAGATAACCCAAGCCCGCCGAGTCCGCGGTCCAGTCGCCCAACGCGGTGCCCAGGGTCTGGGAGAACATGATGGTGATCCAGTAGAACATCTCGGCCTTGGGTGTGCTTACGCTCGTGATGGAGACAGAACCCAGGGTGCGATGCCAGAGGAACAGCGAGCCCAGCACCAGCGCCAGCAGCAGCGAGCTGCCGCCGGCGTAGCCGATGCCGAGGGAGCGGTCGGCGAAGTCCGCGAGTGTGGTGCCCACGGTGGTGGTGGCGATGATGGTGGCCCAATAGAGGAAGGGGCGGAAACCCCGGGCCCTGACCTGTGCCAGGACGAAGCCGATGAAGATCACCGCGAAGATGGCGGTACCTGCGAGGTAGCCCAAACCCATGGACATGGAGACCGCGTCGCCGCCGGTCTCGCCCAGGGTGGTGGCGAAGACCTTGATGGCCCAGAAGACCAGGGTGACTTCCGGTACCTTGCTCAGGGCATGTCGGGCGTCGTCTCTCATGTCCTGGATATGAGACCATAGCGCGCCCTCCGATACCAATCCGTCCATGGCATCCGACCTCCTCGTCAGCGTCCAGGGTTTGAGCAAGTCCTACGGGCTGCAGAACCTTTTCTCGGGCATCACCCTGAGTTTCCACGCGGGGGAGAAGCTGGGCCTCATCGGGCCCAACGGCTCCGGCAAGTCCACGCTGCTCAGGATCCTGGCGGACGTGGAGACCCCCGACGAAGGGCAGGTGGCACGGGCCGGTTCCACCCATCTCGTGTACCTGCCTCAAGAAGACAGGTTCTCCGCCGGCGCCACCGTGGAGTCGGCGCTGCTGGATGCGCTGCCGGCACACCAGAGGGATGCCGGACTCAACTCCATCCGCGATCTCCTGCGGGAGATGGCCTTCGCGGACCTGGGGCAGAAGGTGGATTCCCTCTCGGGCGGCTGGCGCAAGCGCCTGGCTGTCGCCTGCGCGCTGGTGCAGGAGCCGGACCTTTTGCTGCTGGACGAGCCTACCAATCACCTGGACCTGGAAGGCATCCTGTGGCTGGAAGCGCTGCTGAAGTCGGCGCGCTTCGCCTTCGTGCTGGTGAGCCACGACCGTTACTTCCTGGAGAACGCCACCAACCGCATCGTGGAACTGAACCGCCGCTATCCGGACGGTTATCTGCGGGTGGAAGGCAACTACAGCGAATTCCTGCAGCGGCGCCTCGCGGTCTTCGACCAGCAGGACCGCGAGGAGCGGGTTTTGGAGAACACGTTCCGCCGCGAGCTGGAGTGGCTGCGGCGGGGACCCAAGGCCCGCACCACCAAGGCCAAGGGGCGCATCGATGCCGCCTATGAGCTGAAGGACGAGCTGCAGGCCACCCGCGGCCGCAACGCACTGACGAGATCCGCCGAGATCGAGTTCGACGCCACCGGCCGCAGGACCCGCAAGCTGGTGGAGCTCAAGGACGTGACAGTGGAGCGGGGCGGGCGGCGGCTGTTTTCCGGACTGGACCTCACGCTGGGGCCGGGCAGCTGTGTCGGGGTGCTGGGGCGCAATGGCAGCGGCAAGAGCAGCCTGATCCAGCTCCTGCGAGGCGAGCTCAAGCCCAGTGCCGGCAGCATCACCTGGGCGGACGACCTCAAGGTGGTGAGCTTCGACCAGAAGCGCGAGCAGCTGGACCGGAGCCTCACCCTGAAGCAGGCGCTCTCGCCCACCGGCGAGAGCGTGATGTTCCAGGGCAAGCCCCTGCACGTGAGCGCCTGGGCCCGGCGCTTCCTGTTCCCCACCGAGAAGCTCGGGCTGCCGGTGGCGCGGCTCTCGGGCGGCGAGCAGGCGCGGGTGCTGATCGCGCGGCTGATGCTGCAGCCCGCCGACCTGCTGCTGCTGGACGAGCCCACCAACGACCTGGACATCGCGACGCTGGAGGTGCTGGAAGATAGCCTGGCGGAGTTCCCGGGTGCGCTGGTGCTCATCACCCACGACCGCTTCCTCATGGACCGCCTGAGCGACCGGCTGCTGTACCTGGACGGGAGCGGCCACGTCACGTTCTTCGCGGACTACGCTCAATGGCTGGAAGCGCGCCGCAGTGCGGTGCCGGCGCCGATGGCATCGCAGGCGGTGGCGCCGGCCAGGAAGCCCGCCGCGCCCGGTTTGAGCTATGAAGAGAAGAAGGAGCTCGACCGGATGGAGAAGAGGATCGAGAAGGCCGAGGCGGAAGTGAACGCCATCCAGGAACGGCTGCACGACCCTGCCATCATGAGCGACGCGGCGAAGCTCAAGGAGATCTACGGCAGCCTGGAAGCCGCCCGGACCAAGGTGGCGGAACTGTACACGCGCTGGCAGGAATTGGAATCCCGCAATGCGTGAAGGCGGTCTCAGCAGCTGTCGCCGCTGAACCTGGTGCCGTCGAAACGGCAATGCACGAGGATGTCGCTCTCGTCCGAGAGCTCGAAGTCGCGGACGTAGCGCTGGCCTCCCACGTCGGCTTCCAGGCTGTGGGCACCGTAGTCGATGTCCCAGTTGCAGCTCGCCTGTGAACGGGCCGTGCAGGGCTTGCCGCCGTCCAACTTGAACAACACGTCGCCGGCAGTGAGGTTGTCGACACGCACGCTGTAGGTGATGCCGAGTTCAGGCGCCGTGGCGGCCGCGAGGCAAGGCGCGAGCAGGAGCGCGAGTCCGATGATCCGTCGCATGGAAAACCCCATCCCTATGCAGCGTCTCTTGCCCTAAGCATACCCACGGCGGCCGAGCCCTGGCCAGCCCGGCTGGCGCTATACTGATGGCCTGAGAAGGGGTGGCGGTAAAGGGGGCCACGTGCCGTGAAACCCGGTTACATCTGCGTGTGGGAGTTCCTGGCGGCCCCCGGCAAGGTGGAGGAGTTCAAGCGCCTCTACGGGCCGGAAGGGGATTGGGTGCAGCTGTTCCGCCGCGCGCCGGGCTACATTCGCAGCGAGCTTCATCAGGACCAGGCCAACCCGCAGCGCTTCATGACGGTGGATTACTGGGAATCCCAGGCGGCGGGCGATGCCTTCCGCAAGCAGTTCCTGCACGAATATGAGGAACTGGACGTGTGCTGCGAACAGTACACCGTGAAGGAAAGGGAGCTGGGCCGGTTCACGCCACTGGGCTGAAGGCCCGCGCCCGCCCGGCAGCCCGGGCATTGAAACCGGCACCGGCGGCCCTATCATCTATATCTATAGTCCTGGGAGGGGTTCCATGGAACACGAGATGGCTCTGGGCTTCCTGGCGGCGGGGATCATCCTCCTCGTGCTGGAGATGGCCAGCGTGACGTTCTACCTGGCGGCGCTGGCCTTCGCCTCGCTGCTCACCGCGCTCATCACCTGGCTCTATCCCATGAACGGCTGGCAGGGGGCGTTGGTGTTCACGCTGGGCTCCGCCGTGGCATTGCCCCTGGCGCACCTGCTGCGCCGCCGCCTGCACGGCGACAAGACCGACCCGCTGGAGGACATGGACAAGGGCAACCTGGTCACGGTCGCCCAGGCGGACGGCCACGACATCAAAGTGAAGTACCGCGACTCGCTGTGGGAGGCTGCCTGGGAGGGCAGCGGCCACCCCAGCGTGGGGCAGCGCGCCAAGGTGGTGGCCCGCGACGGCTCGCGCCTGCGCGTGAAGCCGGTCCACTGACAAAACGAACATACCAAAGGGAGCATCTCCATGCAGTTGTCATCCATCATCGGCCTGCTGATCCTGGTCTGGGCCGCGTTCACCATCGTCCGCGCGGTGCGCATCGTGCCGCAGCAGCAGGCCTGGGTCGTCGAGCGCCTGGGGCGCTTCCACGCAGTGCTGGGCTCGGGCATGCAGCTCATCGTGCCGATCCTGGACCGGGTGGCCTACCGCTTCGACATGCGTGAGATCCCGATGGACGTGCCGGAGCAGATCTGCATCACCAAGGACAACACGCGCCTGTCGGTGGACGGCGTGCTCTACTACCAGATCACCAACGCCCAGAACGCCGCCTACGGCACCAACAACGTGATCACCGCCGTGGTACAGCTGGTGCAGACCACCATGCGTGCCGAGGTAGGCAAGCTGGCGCTGGACGAGTGCCTGTCGCAGCGCGAGACCCTCAACCGCGGCGTGGTGGACGTGCTCACCGAGGCCGCCGCAGGCTGGGGCGTAAAGGTGCTGCGCTACGAGATCCGCAACCTCACCCCGCCCGACGAGATCCAGCGCGCCATGGAGCTGCAGCTCACCGCCGAGCGGCAGAAGCGCGCCGCCATCGCCAAGTCCGAGGGCGACCGCCAGCAGGCCATCAACCAGTCGGAAGGCCAGAAGCAGAGCCAGATCAACAATGCCGAGGGCGAACGCCAGTCCGCCATCCTGCGCGCCGACGGCCAGGCCCAGGCAATCGCCGCGGTGGCCAACGCCACCGCCAAGGCCATCGAGACCATCGGCAAGGCCACCGCGGGCCAGGGCGGCGCGGACGCGCTGCACTACCAGCTCGGCCAGCAGTGGGTGCAGCAATGGGGCGAGATCGCCAAGACCTCCACCGTGACCGTGGTGCCCGCGAACATGGGCGACCTCTCAGCCATGGTGGGCACGCTGCTGTCCCAGTCCGGCAACGCCAAGCCAGCGGCCCGCTGACGGGCCGCTAATGAGCCCGCGCACCGCCGCGGTGATCGGCGGCGGTCCCGCGGGTCTCATGGCCGCGGAGACGCTGGCGCAAGCCGGCGTCTCCGTCGCTCTCTACGACGCCATGCCCTCCGTGGGGCGCAAGTTCCTGCAGGCGGGCGTCGGCGGCCTCAACCTGACCCATTCCGAACCGGAAGCGGCCTTCCTCGCGCGCTACGGCGTACGGCGCGAGAGGCTGCGCCCGTGGCTGGAGCGTTTCGGCCCGGATGCACTGCGCACCTGGGCGGCGTCGCTGGGCGTCGAGACCTTCGTCGGCAGCTCAGGCCGCGTGTTTCCCAGGGAGATGAAGGCCGCGCCACTCCTGCGTGCCTGGCTGCGGCGCCTGAAAGAGGATGGCGTGCGCATCCACGTGCGGCATCGCTGGCGTGGCTGGGACGGGCAGGGCGCGCTACTGTTCGACACGCCGGACGGAAGCAGGACCTCCAAGCCGGATATCACCGTGCTCGCCGTGGGCGGCGGCAGCTGGGCGCGCCTCGGGTCCGATGGTGCCTGGGTGGGACTGCTGGAGGCGAAAGGCGTCGAGATACACCCCCTCAAGCCTGCCAACTGCGGCTTCGAGGCCGCCTGGAGCGGACATCTCCGCGAACGCTTCGCCGGCCAGCCGGTGAAGCCCGTGACCGCCTGGCTGGAAGACGGCACGCCGAGACAAGGCGAGTTCATCGTCACCCATCATGGTGTCGAGGGCGGACTCATCTACGCCTTGTCTACATCCCTGCGCGAGGCCATCGAGCGAGACGGCAGTGTGACCTTGCATATCGACCTCGTGCCGAACCGGGATGTGCCGCATCTGGCGCAAGCTCTCGCCAAACCACGCGGCTCCCAGTCCATGGCCAACCATCTGCGCAAGCAGACGGGGCTCGAAGGCGTGAAGGCAGGGCTGCTGCGGGAGGTGGCGGGTGCCGGGGAGCTGCCGGCGCCTGGCGAGCTCGCGGCGCTCATCAAGGATCTTCCCATCAAGCTCACGGCGATGCGTCCGCTGGACGAAGCCATCAGCACAGCCGGCGGTATCGCCTTCGAGACTATGGACGAACACTCGATGTTGCGGGCGCTGCCGGGAGTCTTCTGCGCCGGTGAGATGCTGGACTGGGAAGCGCCCACCGGCGGCTACCTGCTCACGGCCTGTTTCGCCAGCGGCAAGGCCGCGGGCGAGGGCGCACTGCGCAGGCTGGAAGGCAAGCCATGAGGATCTGGGTGGACGCGGATGCCTGCCCCAAGGCCATCAAGGAGATCCTGTTCCGCGCCGCCAAACGCGCCGGCGTGCAGCTCACGCTGGTAGCCAACCAGTCGCTGCGCACTCCGCCTTCGCAGCACATCAAGTCCATGCAGGTGGCATCAGGCTTCGACGTGGCGGACAACGAGATCGTGAGGCAGGTGGCGGCAGGCGATCTGGTGGTCACGGCGGACATACCGCTGGCGGCGCAGGTGGTGGAGAAGGGCGCCCACGCCCTCAACCCACGTGGCGAGCTCTACACGCCCGAGAACATCAAGGCTCGCCTGAGCCTGCGGGACTTCATGGCCAACCTGCGAGACAGCGGCGTACAGACCGGCGGCCCCGCGCCCCTGAGCCAGGCCGACCGGCAGGCCTTCGCCAACCATCTGGACCGTCTGCTGGCGAAGCGGGGTGCCTAAGGTTTGATGCGTTTGACCTGCACCGTGTCGCGCACGCCTTCCACGGACATGTAATAGGAATTGAACAGGCCACGGCTGATGGTGACCTTGGGGTGCATGAGCGCACCCAGCGTCAGTACGGCGTCGTCCATCTGCTCCCAGACCTGGCCGTTGTCGAGATGGAAGGTGGTGCCACCACTCCAGCCGCGGAACTCACCGCTGATGTAGGAACTGATGCTGTCGTCCGCGGCAGGCGCCTGCTCCGCTACCGCCGGAGCCGCGGCCGCCCGCCCTGCCGCGGGATCGCAGCCATGCTGTTTCTGGTAACCGGCAAACCAGGCATCCAGCGCCTTGATCTGGGCGTCCGAGAGCTTGTCCAGGCCGCTGGCGCGAAAATCCGCCACCGACATTGCCCTGAGTACGTCGAAATCCTGCTGGTCTGCCGATGCGATGCCGGTTACACACAGCAGCGCCGCCGCCAGCATCACATGGGTTAACATCTTCATCCGCGGTCCTCCGGTTCAGCCGATTGTCGCACGCCCGCCGTGACCGCATCCATCGCATCACCCGAGACAGGAGTGGAGATCATGCAGTTCTCGATGTATCAGGCGACGGCGCCGGGCTTCATCCACATACTCACTCAGCTGAAGCTCGTCCTGAAGAAGGGCGAGGATCACGCCGCCGCGCACAAGATCGACCCGCTGGTGCTGACCGGCGCGCGCCTGTTCCCGGACATGTTCCCGCTGAATCGCCAGATTCACATCGCCACCGACCAGGTTAAGTTCTGCATGGCGCGCCTCTCCGGCACCGACGCGCCGAAGTTCGACGACACCGAGAAGACTTTCGATGAGCTGCAGGCGCGCCTCGACAAGACCATCGCCTACATCCAGGGTTTCAAACCCGCACAGATCGACGGCAGCGAGAACAAGACCATCGAGGTCAAGCCGGCGAACGGCAACCCGCGCAAGTACCAGGGCACGAACTACGTGTTCGATTCCGTATACCCGAACTTCTTCTTCCATGTGACCACGGCCTACGCGATCCTGCGCCACAACGGTGTCGCGGTGGGCAAGACGGATTTCCTCGGCGACACCGAGCACGTCAAGCGCTCCTAGGCGCGTCCCGCCTACACCCGCTACCCGCGGATGTCCATTCTTCGGGCATCCGCGGGTTTTGCCGGCCGTCCCTTCCCGCCGAAAATGCAGTCCTCGTCACGGTCGCGCGCGCCGTGGACATATAACATCGAACAAAAGCCGGATTTATGTCGCGCCCTGTAGAAAAACCTGCAATGGAGCAGGGCATACCCGAAGCATTTTTCCTGGATGTGGACGGCACCTTGCTCCCGATCGCGGACTCGCCCGAGACGGTGGTCCCGACCGCGGCCGTGTGCGGCCTGCTCAACCGCCTCTCGGCGGCCTGCGATGGAGCGCTCGCGCTGGTAAGCGGCCGTCCCCTGCGGCAGGTGGACCTCATGTTCGCACCCAACCGCTTCGTCGCCGCCGCCCAGCACGGCGCGGAACGGCGTGATCCCGGCGGCATGGTGGTCTGGTCCGAAGCGCACCTGCCGGCGTTGCAGGCAGTGGGGCCGAGGCTGCGCCGGCTCGCGGACTCCGATCCGCACCTCAGGCTCGAGGACAAGGGCCTCGCCATTGCGCTGCACTACCGTCGCGCTCCCCACCTCGGTGACCAGCTTGCCATACGCATGATGACGCTGCTGGCGCCGTATTCGGTGCTGCGCCTGCAGCCCGGCAAGATGGTGCTGGAAGTGTGCGGTGCCGAGACCGGCAAGGGCCGGGCGGTCGAGGCATACCTCAGGCAGCCGCCCTTCGCGGGCCGCCGCCCCATCTACATCGGAGACGACCTCACCGACGAGAGCGCTTTCGAAGCGGTCAACGCGCGCGGCGGCCTCAGCATCAAGGTGGGTCCGGGGCCGAGCGTGGCGCAGGAGCGGCTCACTGATCCCGCCGCGGTGCTCGCCTGGCTCAAATCACGTCTCCAGGGAACGGAGAGTGGGGACCTTGCGCGACCTTGAACTGGGCCTCATCGGCAACTGCGCGTTCGGAGCGCTGGTGGATGCCCGCGCCGAGATCGTGTGGGCCTGCCTGCCGCGCTTCGATGCCGATCCGGTGTTCTGCTCGTTGCTGGAGCCCGCGGAGGAAGGCCGCGGCAGCTTCAGCATCGACCTTGCCGGGTTCGCGAGCTCCAGCCAGCGTTATGAGCGCAACACCGCCATATTGGTGACCACGCTCAATGACGCCCAGGGCGGCGTGGTGGAGGTCGTGGATTTCGCTCCACGCTTCAAGAACTTCGGCCGCATGTTCCGCCCGGCCACGTTGGTGCGCTGCATCCGCCCGCTCAAGGGCCGGCCGCGCATCACGCTGAGGCTGCGGCCAGCGGGGGACTACGGCGCACAGAAGCCAGCCACCACGGCTGGCAGCAACCATGTGCGCTACCTGCTGCCCGGAATGGTGCTGAGACTCACCACCAACGCGCCTGTGACGGCTGTATTGGACGAGACGCCGTTCCAGCTCGACCACGAGGTGGTGATGCTGCTGGGGCCGGACGAAGTGGTGAACGTCTCGTTGGAGGAGATGGTGCGGGAATTCCACCTTGAGACCGCGGCCTATTGGCGCGAGTGGGTGCGCTACCTGGCGCTACCCCTGGAATGGCAGGACGAGGTGATCCGCGCAGCCATCACCCTCAAGCTCTGCACCTTCGAGGACACCGGTGCGGTGATCGCGGCCGTCACCACTTCCATCCCCGAAAGCACCGGCTCCTCCCGCAACTGGGATTACCGCCACTGCTGGTTGCGGGACAGCTACTTCGTAGTGAACGCGCTCAACCGTCTGGGTGCGACCCGTACCATGGAGGACTACATACGGTACGTGGTCAACGTCGGCGCCGACGCTGTGGATGGGCGCCTCAAACCCGTGTACCGCATCAATGGCCGTAGCGACCTGGAAGAGCGGGAAGTCGGGAGCCTAAAGGGGTACCGGAGCTTCGGGCCCGTACGGGTGGGCAACGACGCGCACCGCCAGGAGCAGAACGACGTGTACGGCGCAGTGGTGCTGTCCGCCGCCCACGCCTTCTTCGATGCGCGGCTGGACTCGCCCGGCGACGCGGCGTTGTTCGCCCAGCTGGAGGGGCTGGGAGAGACCGCCCTCGAGCTGCACGACAAACCGGACGCAGGCCTGTGGGAGCTGCGCGGCAACAGCCGCGTGCATACGTTCTCCAGCGTGATGTGCTGGACCGCCTGCGACCGCCTGGCTCGCATCGCCCGGCGCCTGGGCCTCAAGGAGCGCACCTTATATTGGAGCGGGGCGGCGGAACGCGTCCGCACCACCATCCTGGAACGGGCCTGGAGCGCCAAGCTCGGCAGCTTCACCGCCAGCTTCGGTGGTGAGTCGCTTGATGCAGCGCTGCTGCTGCTGGCGGAGCTCGGCATCGTGGAGCCGAAGGACCCGCGTTTCGTCGCGACGGTCGAGGCGATCGGGCGCGAGCTCAAGCGCGGCGACTACGTATTCCGCTACGTGGAGGCAGATGACTTCGGCACGCCTCACAACGCCTTCACTCTCTGCACATTCTGGTACATCGATGCGCTCGCCAAGATAGGCCGGCGCGAGGAGGCACGCACCCTGTTCGAGCACATGCTGGCGCGGCGCACTGCCACCGGCCTCCTGTCGGAACACCTGGATCCCGCCACCGGCGAGTTGTGGGGCAATTTCCCCCAGACCTACAGCATGGTGGGTATCATCCATTCCGCCATGCGCCTCAGCGACCCCTGGGAGGTCGCGTTTTGACACGGCTGGTGGCGGTCTCCAACCGGGTGGCCCTGCCGGACCGGCGCGGGAGCGCCCAAGGCGGCCTCGCCACGGGCCTGCTGGCAGCGATGCGCAAGCAAGGCGGCCTCTGGTTCGGCTGGAACGGCAAGCTCGTCGAGCGGCACGCCGAGAAGCCGGAGGTGATGGAGGAGGAGGGCGTGAGCTTCGCCACGGTGCCGCTGACAGGGCGTGAGTTCGAACGCTACTACGTGGGCTTCGCCAACAGCATGCTGTGGCCGCTGTGCCACTCACGTCTCAACCTGCTGCGCTACCGCGACGCCGACTACCGATGCTACCTGGACGTGAACCGCATGTTCGCGACGCGACTCGCGCCGTTGCTGCAGGAAGACGACTTGGTATGGGTGCACGACTACCACTTCCTGCCCATGGGCCGCATGCTGAGGGAGGCCGGTGTGGGCCAGCCCATCGGTTTCTTCCTGCACATCCCATTTCCCTTCCCCGACACGCTGCGCACGCTGCCGGACTACAAGAACTTGCTGCGGGCGATGCTCGACTACGACGTGCTGGGTTTCCAGACCCCGCTGGACGTGGAGGCGTTCCTGGCGGGGATACGCCACTGCTGCCCGGGTGCCAAGGTGCGCGGTGACTATGTCGAACTGGAGGGCAGGCACGTGAAGGTACAGGCCTTCCCCATCGGTATCGACGTGGACGGCGTGGCGCGCATGGCGCGCAAGGGCCGGCAGGGCAACCACGGCCAGCGCCTCGAAGCCAGCCTCACGGGCCGGCGTCTCATCATCGGCGTGGACCGGCTCGACTACAGCAAGGGCCTGCCGGAACGCTTCCGCGCCTATGGCCGCATGCTGGAGCTCAGTCCCGAGTACCGCCGCCAGGTAGTGCTGCTGCAGATCGCTCCGCTCTCGCGCACCGAGGTGGCCGAGTACGAGGACCTGCGTCAGGAGATCAACGCAATCGCCGGCGACATCCACGCCCGCTTCGCCGAATACGACTGGCTGCCGCTGCGCTACATGACACGCGGCTTCCCGCGCCCAACGGTCATGGGTTTCCTATCCAT
Coding sequences:
- a CDS encoding YaiI/YqxD family protein, with amino-acid sequence MRIWVDADACPKAIKEILFRAAKRAGVQLTLVANQSLRTPPSQHIKSMQVASGFDVADNEIVRQVAAGDLVVTADIPLAAQVVEKGAHALNPRGELYTPENIKARLSLRDFMANLRDSGVQTGGPAPLSQADRQAFANHLDRLLAKRGA
- the otsB gene encoding trehalose-phosphatase, yielding MEQGIPEAFFLDVDGTLLPIADSPETVVPTAAVCGLLNRLSAACDGALALVSGRPLRQVDLMFAPNRFVAAAQHGAERRDPGGMVVWSEAHLPALQAVGPRLRRLADSDPHLRLEDKGLAIALHYRRAPHLGDQLAIRMMTLLAPYSVLRLQPGKMVLEVCGAETGKGRAVEAYLRQPPFAGRRPIYIGDDLTDESAFEAVNARGGLSIKVGPGPSVAQERLTDPAAVLAWLKSRLQGTESGDLARP
- a CDS encoding DUF1993 domain-containing protein, whose translation is MQFSMYQATAPGFIHILTQLKLVLKKGEDHAAAHKIDPLVLTGARLFPDMFPLNRQIHIATDQVKFCMARLSGTDAPKFDDTEKTFDELQARLDKTIAYIQGFKPAQIDGSENKTIEVKPANGNPRKYQGTNYVFDSVYPNFFFHVTTAYAILRHNGVAVGKTDFLGDTEHVKRS
- a CDS encoding glycoside hydrolase family 15 protein; amino-acid sequence: MRDLELGLIGNCAFGALVDARAEIVWACLPRFDADPVFCSLLEPAEEGRGSFSIDLAGFASSSQRYERNTAILVTTLNDAQGGVVEVVDFAPRFKNFGRMFRPATLVRCIRPLKGRPRITLRLRPAGDYGAQKPATTAGSNHVRYLLPGMVLRLTTNAPVTAVLDETPFQLDHEVVMLLGPDEVVNVSLEEMVREFHLETAAYWREWVRYLALPLEWQDEVIRAAITLKLCTFEDTGAVIAAVTTSIPESTGSSRNWDYRHCWLRDSYFVVNALNRLGATRTMEDYIRYVVNVGADAVDGRLKPVYRINGRSDLEEREVGSLKGYRSFGPVRVGNDAHRQEQNDVYGAVVLSAAHAFFDARLDSPGDAALFAQLEGLGETALELHDKPDAGLWELRGNSRVHTFSSVMCWTACDRLARIARRLGLKERTLYWSGAAERVRTTILERAWSAKLGSFTASFGGESLDAALLLLAELGIVEPKDPRFVATVEAIGRELKRGDYVFRYVEADDFGTPHNAFTLCTFWYIDALAKIGRREEARTLFEHMLARRTATGLLSEHLDPATGELWGNFPQTYSMVGIIHSAMRLSDPWEVAF
- a CDS encoding TIGR03862 family flavoprotein; amino-acid sequence: MSPRTAAVIGGGPAGLMAAETLAQAGVSVALYDAMPSVGRKFLQAGVGGLNLTHSEPEAAFLARYGVRRERLRPWLERFGPDALRTWAASLGVETFVGSSGRVFPREMKAAPLLRAWLRRLKEDGVRIHVRHRWRGWDGQGALLFDTPDGSRTSKPDITVLAVGGGSWARLGSDGAWVGLLEAKGVEIHPLKPANCGFEAAWSGHLRERFAGQPVKPVTAWLEDGTPRQGEFIVTHHGVEGGLIYALSTSLREAIERDGSVTLHIDLVPNRDVPHLAQALAKPRGSQSMANHLRKQTGLEGVKAGLLREVAGAGELPAPGELAALIKDLPIKLTAMRPLDEAISTAGGIAFETMDEHSMLRALPGVFCAGEMLDWEAPTGGYLLTACFASGKAAGEGALRRLEGKP